The Sus scrofa isolate TJ Tabasco breed Duroc unplaced genomic scaffold, Sscrofa11.1 Contig414, whole genome shotgun sequence genome includes the window CTTATACTCTCACTAGTAGAGGTATTTATACAATATCAATTATACATTTCTCCttaattttccttccctttttaatGTGGAGTATTTGAAGAGGGCTCctcaaaatgtataaaagaaatatcaaaattttttcaatattttaagataCACATGAGTTAGAAGCTCATTTAATCATTTGcgatgttttcattatttttcaggtgCTGCTGATACAACTAAGGAATGACTGTATCTCATGAACGTTTGCTACATCTTCTGCTGTtgagaaataagacagaaatgtTGGTCTGCCTGTCAAACCATGTTGAGTTAGAAACCAAAGTTCGAACTAGAAATAATTCTTTCCAACCCCTTTCAGAGCTTCTCTCACATCTtggtttctcaggctgtagatgagggggttgaACATGGGGATCACAATCCCATAAAACACGGAAGCcagtttttcttgctcttgagACTCTAGGGTGCGGTGGTGCAGATACATGTAGGACAGAGTCCCATAGAAAAGGGTGACTGCTGTCAGGTGGGAGGCACACGTGGAGAAGGCTTTTCTCCTCCCTGCAGCAGAAGAGATCTTCAGGATGGCAGCCAGGATAAATATGTAGGAAAAGATGACGATTGACACAGTGAACATCAAGTTAAACCCCACAAAGGCTGCAATTAGCATGACGTTAAAATAAATACTGGAGCACGAGAGGGCAAGAATTGGGGGTgcatcacagaaaaagtggttaaTTTTATTGGATTTGCAAAAGTTCAGGGGGAGAATGAAACTTACATGTACAGAGGTATTTAGGAAACCTATGAGGTATGAGCCAATCAAGAGTTGAATGCAGACTCTCTGGGACATGACTGTTGGATAGCGGAGTgggttacagatggccacatagcggtccacTGCCATTGCAGCCAAGATGTAGCAATCACTTGTTACAAAAGTACCATAGACAAGTAATTGCACCATGCATCCTATGAATGAGATGGATTGTTCTGTCCCCACAAAGTTTTGCAACATCTTGGGAGTGATAGCGGAGGTATAGCAGAGATCAACAAAAGCCAAGTTttggaggaaaaagtacatgggggtgtgaaggGAGGCTTCAATCTTGATGAGCAGGATCATGCCAATGTTACCCACCAGGGTGACCACATAGATCCCCAGAAACACTATGAAGAGGACAAGCCAAGACTTGTGTTGACCAGCAAATCCCAGGAGAATGAATTCCGTCACTTTGGTGCCATTGTTTTGTTCCATGGTTGGCAAAGATGAAATATCAGCTGAAAAGTTGTAAAGGCAGAACACAGAACGCTAAgagctggagtttccattgtgtctcagcaggttaagaacccgactaatacccatgaggatatgggttcaatcccccgccttgctgtgtgggttaaggatctggcattgctgcaagctgcagtgttaggttgcagatgcggctcagaactggctttgctgtcactgtggcatagctcggcagctgcagctttgattggacccctagcctgggaatttctatatgccacatgcggcactaaggaaaaaaaaaaagaaagctaagacCATTGtgattttctaattaattttcgATCTAAAAATGGTATAAAATGTGGTACTGTAGTGGACTCAAGATACTTTCTATGACATAATTAACTTGGATCTTAAAAGCAAACATGCAGGGGGCTGAAGCTTGCTGCCTAACTTAGAGAACTTGATAAACAGTGTGGGGAAATTGCCATGGACCAGCAGCTGTGTTCTCTTGTGCAAAATGATTGGCATTTCATAAATACATAGGTTAGGGAACATATAAAAACTCACTTTAAAATTACACTTTATACATTTCAATGAATACACTGTAATTTACATAAATGTAAATTGTTGTATAT containing:
- the LOC110258747 gene encoding putative olfactory receptor 5AK3, translated to MEQNNGTKVTEFILLGFAGQHKSWLVLFIVFLGIYVVTLVGNIGMILLIKIEASLHTPMYFFLQNLAFVDLCYTSAITPKMLQNFVGTEQSISFIGCMVQLLVYGTFVTSDCYILAAMAVDRYVAICNPLRYPTVMSQRVCIQLLIGSYLIGFLNTSVHVSFILPLNFCKSNKINHFFCDAPPILALSCSSIYFNVMLIAAFVGFNLMFTVSIVIFSYIFILAAILKISSAAGRRKAFSTCASHLTAVTLFYGTLSYMYLHHRTLESQEQEKLASVFYGIVIPMFNPLIYSLRNQDVREALKGVGKNYF